From Bdellovibrionales bacterium, one genomic window encodes:
- a CDS encoding type II toxin-antitoxin system RelB/DinJ family antitoxin — translation MQKSEVVHTRVAPDLKKSVEAVLCQVGLSTSDAVTLFFRQIVLRNGLPFEVRIPNATTRLVLKEGIEGKNMKAYKAVSDLRRVVEGRPAKTRKVKC, via the coding sequence ATGCAAAAATCAGAAGTCGTTCATACGCGGGTTGCGCCGGATCTTAAAAAATCAGTTGAGGCCGTTTTGTGTCAAGTCGGGCTTTCGACATCCGATGCGGTGACGCTTTTTTTTCGCCAAATTGTTTTGCGAAATGGTCTTCCCTTTGAAGTCCGTATCCCCAATGCAACCACGCGCCTTGTTCTTAAAGAGGGGATAGAGGGGAAAAACATGAAAGCCTATAAAGCTGTTTCCGATTTGCGCCGTGTTGTCGAGGGACGTCCTGCAAAAACACGAAAGGTAAAATGTTAG
- a CDS encoding type IV secretion protein IcmB, with product MLNVLDHIVASVLVAARQPIESFIRLETAQDGTTLVADDGSLMSIVQIHGSRQIIGDAEYQWIVEQATMKLGSRFDRPGYALQVYFMRDPHMVGSDLASAMKSNRAAAQMSGLDLDDLLDERQRHLSQYLAHEEVYFVLWTRPKAVSAMELKEALRLRADQKWVVANDAQHPFAGLGPLVSRHKGYVSGMVSVLEELSIKASVASVHQSLAAIRASLYPTLGHDEWKANVPGDPITPHASSEPTDASEVLWPPLRRQLCTGDAEIVKPTIVRIGDLCWGGVDMTLGPADPAPFPQLLARMINEDMPFHLSILIESAGVEGTAFRTFLSAVLAFTNEVNRQIRESLKALQELSQSEPVVRLRISLSTYAPAREVKLVETRLASLTQALESWGYCQGSSAGGDPLEATLSSALGIACASTAPPAIAPFRDVLKLLPWQRASSPFKEGSVVFRTSDGRIWPYQTGSSLTTTWFDLIFAQPGSGKSVLMNALNLGTILSAGNTRLPYIAILDIGPSSAGLIALIRDSLPLERRHEAMHFKLKMAPEFSVNPFDTQLGCRYPLPEERSYLTELLTLLCTAPGQTTPYDGMAQLVGLCVDEMYRWRDDKGANTEPRPYLLNMEPDVDEALKKYNLHLPVDPYWWDVVDALYDVGAHHECMLAQRHAVPTLVDAVTSARRPQIRALLEETSIGSSAESIIHAFDRMIASAVREFPILASITRFDIGTTRIAAVDLQDVAPQGDDAADRQTAVMYMLARHVLVRAWWLGPDSIRLMPEKYRPYHEERFRDIRESPKRLCFDEFHRTSKTAAVRAQVVRDMREGRKWGVQIVLASQLLEDFSNDMVDMATGVWVCGTAVSERAINETAERFGLSDTARWVMRYRLTGPRPSGAPVLLLLSTNEGRYEQHLVNTLGPIELWALSTSREDVDLRTALYTALGGPLARRVLARFFPSGSARQEIRRRVVQRTESGKVESAGTSVVIAELADELIKTVRENLLKEQS from the coding sequence ATGTTAAATGTTCTTGATCACATTGTGGCGTCTGTCCTTGTCGCGGCGCGGCAGCCGATAGAATCCTTTATTCGCCTTGAAACGGCGCAGGATGGCACAACGCTGGTGGCTGACGACGGCTCTTTGATGTCCATTGTCCAGATTCATGGCTCGCGGCAAATTATCGGGGACGCCGAATATCAGTGGATTGTCGAACAAGCCACGATGAAGCTTGGCTCTCGGTTTGATCGCCCCGGCTATGCGCTTCAGGTTTATTTTATGCGTGACCCCCATATGGTGGGAAGTGATCTTGCCAGCGCGATGAAAAGCAACCGCGCGGCGGCCCAAATGTCGGGCTTGGATCTTGACGATTTGCTTGATGAACGGCAGCGCCACCTCTCCCAATATCTAGCGCACGAGGAAGTCTATTTCGTTTTGTGGACGCGTCCCAAAGCGGTTAGCGCGATGGAGCTGAAGGAAGCCTTGCGTCTTAGGGCTGATCAAAAATGGGTGGTTGCCAATGATGCGCAGCATCCTTTTGCGGGTCTTGGGCCACTTGTCTCGCGCCACAAGGGCTATGTTTCGGGAATGGTTTCCGTTCTTGAAGAATTGTCGATTAAGGCCAGTGTGGCCTCTGTCCACCAATCTTTGGCGGCGATCAGGGCGAGTTTGTATCCGACGCTAGGACATGATGAATGGAAGGCCAATGTGCCTGGCGATCCCATTACGCCGCATGCTTCTTCGGAACCTACGGATGCTTCCGAGGTTTTGTGGCCGCCCTTGCGTCGGCAGCTTTGCACGGGCGATGCCGAAATTGTCAAACCCACCATCGTGCGGATCGGTGATTTGTGTTGGGGCGGCGTTGATATGACGCTCGGCCCTGCGGATCCTGCGCCGTTCCCGCAGCTTTTGGCGCGTATGATCAATGAAGACATGCCCTTCCATCTTTCGATTTTGATTGAAAGCGCGGGCGTTGAGGGCACGGCTTTCCGCACGTTCTTATCGGCGGTTCTTGCCTTTACAAATGAAGTCAATCGCCAGATTCGTGAATCGCTCAAGGCGCTTCAGGAATTGTCACAAAGCGAGCCTGTTGTGCGGTTGCGTATTTCGCTTTCGACCTATGCCCCCGCGCGTGAGGTCAAACTGGTTGAAACGCGCCTTGCCTCTTTGACGCAGGCGTTGGAATCGTGGGGCTATTGTCAGGGCTCGTCAGCAGGGGGGGATCCTTTAGAGGCGACCCTTTCCTCGGCGCTGGGGATCGCGTGTGCATCAACCGCACCGCCCGCCATTGCGCCGTTTCGCGATGTTTTGAAACTTTTGCCGTGGCAACGGGCATCGTCGCCGTTTAAGGAGGGCTCAGTCGTCTTTCGTACCTCTGATGGGCGTATTTGGCCCTATCAGACGGGCAGCTCGTTGACGACAACGTGGTTCGATTTGATTTTTGCGCAACCCGGCTCTGGTAAGTCGGTTTTGATGAACGCGCTGAATCTGGGAACCATTTTGTCGGCGGGCAATACGCGCCTTCCCTACATTGCTATCTTGGATATCGGGCCGTCGTCGGCTGGGTTGATTGCTTTGATTCGTGACTCCTTGCCGCTTGAGCGGCGGCATGAGGCCATGCACTTTAAGCTGAAGATGGCGCCTGAGTTTTCGGTCAATCCTTTCGATACGCAGCTAGGCTGCCGCTATCCTTTGCCCGAAGAGCGGTCTTATTTGACGGAGCTGCTCACTTTGCTTTGTACGGCGCCTGGGCAGACGACCCCTTATGACGGTATGGCGCAGCTTGTCGGTCTGTGCGTAGACGAGATGTATCGTTGGCGTGATGATAAAGGTGCGAACACTGAGCCTCGGCCGTATCTTTTGAACATGGAGCCGGATGTTGATGAGGCGCTTAAAAAGTATAATCTTCATCTACCCGTCGATCCTTATTGGTGGGATGTTGTGGATGCTTTGTATGACGTAGGGGCGCATCACGAATGTATGCTCGCGCAGCGCCATGCTGTTCCGACGCTTGTGGACGCCGTGACATCGGCTCGCCGTCCCCAGATCCGTGCGTTGCTAGAAGAGACGTCGATTGGTTCTTCGGCAGAGTCCATCATCCATGCCTTTGATCGTATGATTGCCTCGGCAGTGCGTGAGTTCCCCATTTTGGCCTCTATCACGCGTTTTGATATTGGCACAACGCGCATTGCGGCGGTTGATTTGCAGGATGTCGCGCCTCAAGGCGATGATGCCGCCGATCGTCAAACGGCGGTCATGTATATGTTGGCGCGCCACGTTTTGGTTCGTGCGTGGTGGCTGGGGCCGGATTCAATCCGTCTTATGCCGGAGAAATATCGCCCCTATCACGAAGAGCGATTCCGCGATATTCGTGAATCGCCCAAGCGGCTGTGCTTTGACGAGTTCCACCGTACAAGCAAGACGGCGGCCGTTCGGGCGCAGGTCGTGCGTGATATGCGCGAAGGACGCAAATGGGGCGTGCAAATCGTTTTGGCCTCCCAGTTGTTGGAAGATTTCAGCAACGATATGGTCGATATGGCGACGGGCGTTTGGGTTTGCGGCACGGCCGTTTCCGAGCGTGCGATCAATGAAACGGCGGAACGCTTTGGCCTTTCAGATACGGCGCGTTGGGTGATGCGCTATCGTTTGACGGGGCCGCGTCCTAGCGGCGCGCCCGTTCTCCTTCTCCTCAGCACTAATGAGGGACGGTATGAGCAGCATCTGGTCAACACGCTTGGCCCTATCGAGTTGTGGGCGCTTTCAACGTCGCGGGAAGATGTCGATCTTCGCACCGCTCTTTATACTGCCCTTGGCGGGCCCTTGGCGCGTCGCGTGTTGGCGCGATTCTTCCCAAGCGGATCGGCACGACAGGAAATTCGCCGTCGCGTTGTTCAGCGGACAGAGTCCGGAAAAGTTGAATCCGCTGGAACAAGTGTGGTGATTGCCGAATTGGCGGATGAGCTTATCAAGACAGTTCGTGAAAATTTGCTCAAGGAGCAATCCTAA
- a CDS encoding PIN domain-containing protein, with protein MATFTALFDACVLYPAPIRDILLHLAQTGLFRAKWTDHIHDEWTRNLLANRADLSEESLLRTRALMNKAVLDCLVQDYENLIEALVLPDPNDRHVLAAAIRCRADVIVTYNLKDFPEDILRKQDIQAQHPDEFISHLIDLSPGVVCSAVKRMRVNLKNPPCGVGQLFGTLEGLGLVQTVSALRDYAEVL; from the coding sequence TTGGCGACATTCACAGCCCTTTTTGATGCATGTGTTCTCTATCCCGCGCCGATTAGAGATATCCTTTTGCACCTTGCCCAAACAGGATTGTTTCGCGCCAAATGGACAGATCACATCCATGACGAATGGACGCGCAACCTTCTCGCAAATCGTGCGGATTTGTCTGAGGAAAGCCTCTTGAGAACACGCGCCCTCATGAATAAGGCGGTTCTTGATTGTCTCGTGCAGGACTATGAAAATTTGATTGAGGCTTTGGTCTTGCCCGATCCAAATGACCGCCATGTTCTCGCTGCCGCTATTCGTTGTCGCGCCGATGTAATTGTAACCTACAATCTGAAAGATTTTCCGGAAGACATTTTAAGAAAACAAGACATTCAAGCCCAGCATCCGGACGAGTTTATTTCACACCTTATCGACCTTTCCCCCGGTGTTGTCTGTTCTGCAGTTAAACGGATGCGTGTGAATCTTAAGAATCCGCCATGCGGCGTCGGACAGCTTTTCGGCACGCTTGAGGGGCTGGGTCTTGTGCAAACCGTTTCTGCTCTCAGAGATTATGCGGAGGTTTTATAA
- a CDS encoding YifB family Mg chelatase-like AAA ATPase, with product MLARIGTVAFEGTSVLPIDVQVQLSSGMVVFNIVGLPDKAVGESRERVRGALHALGLSLPAKRITINLAPADVLKEGSHFDLPIALAVLAAMEVLPKEEIAEFVSLGELGLDGATAKVAGVLPAAVSANARGKGLICPAANGGEAVWAGEVLNVLAAPSLLSLINHFKGVQVLTRPALKIQTDSHAHGGLDLRDIKGQETAKRALEVVASGGHNLLMIGPPGSGKSMLAARLPALLPPLQPDEALDVSMIHSLAGLLDEGKLLRQRPFRDPHHSATLPALIGGGVRAKPGEISLAHNGVLFLDELPEFQRSTLEALRQPLETGRAVVSRANHHVTYPARIQLVAAMNPCRCGHMADPSQACGRAPKCAMDYQSRISGPMFDRIDCHVDVPAVSPADLSLPLSAEGSAEVAARVAATRAIQTERFTALTRAGEGGPVIRTNAEADGELLEKIAPLDDAGRALLMKASEQLKLSARGYHRMLRVARTLADMEGAGAIQRVHIAEALSYRRLSFAR from the coding sequence TTGCTCGCACGCATAGGCACAGTCGCGTTTGAAGGCACATCCGTTTTGCCCATCGATGTTCAGGTTCAACTGTCGTCGGGCATGGTTGTTTTCAACATTGTAGGCCTACCCGACAAGGCCGTGGGCGAAAGCCGCGAGCGCGTGCGCGGGGCGTTGCATGCCCTTGGCCTTTCCCTGCCGGCCAAAAGGATCACCATCAATCTGGCGCCTGCCGATGTCCTGAAAGAGGGCAGCCATTTCGACTTGCCCATCGCCTTGGCCGTTCTGGCCGCGATGGAGGTTCTCCCCAAAGAAGAGATTGCCGAATTCGTTTCGCTTGGGGAATTAGGCTTGGACGGAGCCACCGCCAAGGTCGCCGGAGTCCTTCCCGCCGCCGTTAGCGCCAATGCAAGGGGCAAAGGCCTTATCTGTCCCGCCGCCAACGGCGGTGAGGCCGTTTGGGCGGGCGAGGTCCTTAACGTGCTGGCCGCACCCTCCCTCCTGTCCCTCATCAACCACTTTAAAGGCGTACAAGTCCTGACGCGCCCCGCCCTTAAGATTCAAACGGATTCCCATGCCCATGGGGGGCTGGATCTGCGCGATATCAAGGGGCAAGAGACCGCCAAACGCGCCCTAGAAGTCGTGGCCTCCGGTGGTCACAACCTTTTAATGATAGGGCCACCCGGATCGGGCAAAAGCATGCTGGCGGCGCGGCTGCCCGCCCTTTTGCCCCCACTCCAGCCCGATGAAGCGCTAGACGTTTCCATGATCCACTCGCTGGCGGGGCTTTTGGATGAAGGCAAATTGCTGCGACAAAGGCCCTTTCGCGATCCCCACCATTCAGCAACGCTGCCCGCCCTCATCGGCGGCGGCGTCCGCGCCAAACCGGGGGAGATTTCTCTAGCCCATAACGGCGTCCTCTTCCTTGACGAGCTGCCGGAGTTCCAACGCAGCACGCTGGAAGCCCTGCGCCAACCCCTTGAAACGGGCCGCGCCGTCGTGTCCCGCGCCAATCACCACGTCACCTATCCCGCCCGCATCCAGCTTGTCGCCGCGATGAACCCTTGCCGCTGTGGCCATATGGCGGACCCCAGCCAAGCCTGTGGCCGCGCCCCCAAATGTGCCATGGATTACCAATCCCGCATTTCAGGGCCGATGTTCGACCGCATCGATTGCCATGTGGACGTGCCCGCCGTCAGCCCTGCCGACCTGTCCCTGCCCCTATCGGCCGAAGGCTCTGCCGAGGTCGCCGCCCGCGTGGCCGCCACCCGCGCCATCCAGACGGAGCGCTTTACCGCCCTTACGCGGGCGGGCGAAGGAGGCCCCGTCATCCGCACAAATGCCGAGGCGGATGGCGAGCTGCTTGAAAAGATCGCGCCGTTGGACGATGCCGGACGCGCCCTGTTGATGAAGGCCTCCGAACAGCTCAAACTATCTGCAAGGGGCTATCACCGGATGCTGCGCGTAGCGCGAACGCTGGCCGATATGGAAGGCGCAGGCGCGATCCAGCGCGTCCACATCGCCGAGGCCCTCTCCTATCGCCGCCTGTCCTTCGCACGGTAG
- a CDS encoding excisionase family DNA-binding protein, with protein MARYARPAGKDAVKVQFLENGKSGEIALPAVAVRLLLNILNDMAKGSAVTVIPVHAELTTQQAADFLNVSRPFFVGLLEKGDIKYKKVGTHRRVRFEDILSYKKKIESEQDEALKELATEAQELNMGY; from the coding sequence TTGGCACGTTATGCACGGCCCGCGGGTAAAGATGCTGTCAAAGTTCAGTTTCTTGAAAATGGGAAATCCGGCGAAATAGCTTTGCCTGCTGTTGCGGTTCGGCTTCTGTTGAACATCTTGAATGATATGGCAAAGGGAAGTGCTGTTACCGTTATCCCCGTTCACGCTGAATTGACCACACAACAAGCGGCAGACTTCCTGAACGTGTCCCGCCCCTTTTTTGTTGGCCTCCTTGAGAAAGGGGATATAAAATACAAAAAGGTCGGGACTCATCGTCGCGTTCGTTTCGAGGACATTCTTTCCTACAAGAAAAAAATCGAAAGCGAACAAGATGAAGCCTTGAAAGAGTTGGCAACAGAGGCTCAGGAACTCAACATGGGATACTGA
- the pheT gene encoding phenylalanine--tRNA ligase subunit beta, with protein sequence MKFTLSWLKEHLETEATLTALCDKLTAIGLEVEGVEDHAAALASFKVAQIIAADKHPDADRLKVCRVDTGSELIQVVCGAPNARAGLKTVLARAGDVIPASGQALKLSKIRGQESQGMMCSAAELRLDGDASGIMELPDDAPVGARFIDVVDVADPVIEINLTPNRADCAGVRGIARDLAAAGMGTLKSLQIAVPKGTEPCCVGVSLDFPVEQKHHCPLFVARSLRGITNGASPAWLQARLRAIGLRPISALVDITNYITFDFGRPLHVFDCAKLKGDLWVRPAKGGETFKALNDKEYTLEEGMTAIGDETGFLSLAGIMGGETSGCEDSTTDALIESAYFNPSRTAKTGRALGVTSDARYRFERGVDPEFVIDGADLATQMILALCGNDQTVVSERLVVGDVPTVTHVVRYDPAKMLKFIGVDVEADEQEMILMTLGFTVEKAEGHWTITPPSWRGDVEGAADITEEIIRIKGYEHIPATSMPREDVVTQGALDLIDRRAAQVKRALAVRGLLEAVTWSFMSSQVAAAFGPVKDELRLINPISSDLDVMRSSIVGNLVLAAKRNADRGYGDVALFEVGPTYQDQTPEGQALVATTLRAGQTPRHWADKARAVDAFDAKADALAALAAAGAPMASVQVEAKAPVWYHPGRSGSLRLGPVLLGYFGEVHPDILAACDAAAPMVASEVFLGNVPAPRSAGTAKPLLKMEALQPVARDFAFVLDEGASADKLIAAIKKADKVLIRDVTIFDVYQGKGVEAGKKSLALSVTLQPADHTLTDGELEGLSKAITQAAEKAVGAVLRA encoded by the coding sequence ATGAAATTCACTCTCTCTTGGCTTAAAGAGCATCTGGAAACCGAGGCCACGCTGACGGCGCTGTGTGACAAGCTGACCGCGATTGGGCTGGAAGTCGAAGGCGTGGAAGATCACGCGGCGGCGCTGGCTTCGTTCAAGGTCGCGCAGATCATTGCGGCGGACAAGCACCCCGATGCGGATCGCCTGAAGGTCTGCCGCGTGGACACGGGCAGTGAGCTGATTCAGGTCGTGTGCGGCGCTCCCAACGCAAGGGCGGGGCTGAAGACCGTTTTAGCGCGCGCGGGCGACGTGATCCCTGCGAGTGGGCAGGCGCTTAAGCTGAGCAAAATCCGTGGGCAGGAATCGCAAGGCATGATGTGCTCGGCGGCGGAATTGAGGCTGGACGGTGACGCATCGGGCATTATGGAGCTGCCGGACGATGCGCCTGTTGGCGCTCGGTTTATCGATGTGGTGGACGTGGCCGATCCTGTGATCGAGATTAACCTGACTCCCAATCGCGCAGATTGTGCGGGCGTGCGCGGCATCGCGCGGGACTTGGCCGCCGCTGGCATGGGAACGCTCAAGTCGTTACAGATTGCTGTGCCCAAGGGAACGGAGCCTTGCTGCGTGGGTGTGAGCCTTGATTTTCCGGTGGAGCAAAAACATCACTGCCCGCTGTTTGTGGCGCGGTCTTTGCGCGGAATAACGAATGGTGCGTCTCCGGCGTGGTTGCAGGCGCGGCTTCGCGCGATTGGCCTGCGCCCCATTTCGGCGCTGGTCGATATCACCAACTATATCACGTTCGATTTTGGACGACCCTTGCATGTGTTCGATTGCGCCAAGCTGAAGGGCGATTTGTGGGTGCGTCCCGCCAAGGGCGGCGAGACGTTCAAGGCGCTGAACGACAAGGAATACACTCTGGAAGAGGGCATGACAGCCATCGGCGATGAGACGGGCTTTTTGTCGTTGGCGGGTATTATGGGGGGTGAGACATCGGGGTGTGAGGACTCGACCACCGATGCGCTGATTGAATCGGCATATTTCAATCCTTCGCGTACCGCCAAGACGGGTCGCGCTTTGGGCGTGACATCGGACGCGCGTTACCGGTTTGAGCGCGGCGTCGATCCTGAGTTTGTGATTGATGGCGCGGATCTGGCCACGCAGATGATCCTTGCGCTCTGCGGGAACGATCAAACGGTGGTGAGCGAGCGGCTGGTGGTGGGCGATGTGCCGACGGTCACGCACGTTGTTCGTTATGATCCCGCCAAGATGCTGAAGTTTATCGGCGTTGATGTCGAGGCCGATGAGCAAGAAATGATTCTGATGACGCTCGGCTTCACGGTCGAGAAGGCGGAAGGCCACTGGACAATCACGCCGCCCAGCTGGCGCGGCGATGTGGAAGGCGCGGCGGACATTACGGAAGAGATTATCCGCATCAAGGGTTATGAGCATATTCCGGCGACTTCGATGCCGCGTGAGGACGTGGTGACGCAGGGCGCTTTGGATTTGATCGACCGCAGGGCTGCGCAAGTGAAGCGTGCGCTGGCGGTACGCGGCTTGCTAGAGGCGGTGACGTGGTCGTTTATGTCCTCGCAGGTTGCGGCGGCGTTTGGCCCCGTGAAGGATGAGCTTCGCCTGATCAATCCTATCAGTTCTGATTTGGATGTCATGCGCTCCTCCATTGTGGGGAATCTTGTGCTGGCCGCCAAGCGCAACGCGGATCGCGGCTATGGCGATGTCGCCTTGTTTGAAGTTGGCCCGACTTATCAGGATCAAACGCCGGAAGGGCAGGCGCTTGTCGCCACGACGCTAAGGGCGGGGCAAACGCCGCGTCATTGGGCGGATAAGGCCCGCGCTGTCGATGCGTTCGATGCCAAGGCTGATGCTCTGGCAGCGTTGGCCGCTGCGGGCGCACCGATGGCCTCCGTGCAGGTGGAAGCGAAAGCGCCCGTTTGGTATCATCCGGGCCGCAGCGGTTCTTTGCGGCTTGGGCCCGTTTTGCTGGGGTATTTCGGTGAGGTGCATCCGGACATTCTGGCTGCCTGCGATGCTGCCGCGCCGATGGTGGCGAGTGAGGTTTTCCTTGGCAACGTCCCCGCGCCGCGTAGCGCGGGCACAGCCAAACCGCTTTTGAAGATGGAAGCGTTGCAACCTGTCGCGCGTGACTTTGCCTTTGTGTTGGACGAGGGCGCTAGCGCGGACAAGCTGATCGCCGCGATCAAGAAAGCGGACAAGGTGCTGATCCGCGACGTCACGATCTTTGACGTGTATCAGGGCAAAGGCGTTGAAGCGGGCAAGAAGTCGCTAGCGCTATCCGTGACGTTGCAGCCTGCCGATCACACGCTGACGGACGGCGAGCTGGAAGGCCTTTCCAAGGCCATCACGCAGGCGGCGGAAAAAGCGGTCGGCGCGGTTCTTAGAGCGTAA